The Luteimonas sp. YGD11-2 genome has a window encoding:
- a CDS encoding LytTR family DNA-binding domain-containing protein yields the protein MKVVIADDEPLARERLRALLAQEAAVEVVAEVGDGQAALEACAAHDADLVLLDIAMPGIDGLEVARHLAAFDPRPAVVFCTAYDAHALSAFDAAAVDYLVKPVRPERLHVALERARTFTLGRGQSDGEGGVRARTHLCARLRGSLRLIPVEDIRYLQAEEKYVVVHHARGEDLIEESLKSLEQEFGERFMRIHRNCLVSRHELVELRRSHDGQVHAVLRHVPQPLEVSRRCVSQVRDAIRAL from the coding sequence ATGAAGGTCGTCATTGCCGATGACGAACCGCTGGCCCGCGAGCGCCTGCGCGCACTGCTCGCGCAGGAAGCGGCCGTCGAGGTGGTTGCCGAGGTCGGCGACGGGCAGGCCGCACTCGAGGCCTGCGCCGCCCATGACGCCGACCTGGTGCTGCTCGACATCGCGATGCCCGGGATCGACGGGCTCGAGGTCGCCCGCCACCTCGCTGCCTTCGATCCACGCCCGGCGGTGGTGTTCTGCACCGCCTACGACGCACATGCGCTGTCCGCGTTCGATGCCGCCGCGGTCGACTACCTGGTCAAGCCGGTGCGCCCGGAACGGCTGCACGTGGCGCTCGAGCGCGCACGCACCTTCACCCTGGGCCGCGGGCAGTCGGACGGCGAGGGCGGCGTGCGCGCCCGGACCCACCTGTGTGCACGCCTGCGCGGCAGCCTGAGGCTGATCCCGGTCGAGGACATCCGCTACCTGCAGGCGGAGGAGAAATACGTGGTGGTGCACCACGCGCGTGGCGAGGACCTGATCGAGGAGTCGCTGAAGTCGCTGGAACAGGAGTTCGGCGAACGCTTCATGCGCATCCACCGCAACTGCCTGGTGTCGCGGCACGAACTGGTGGAACTGCGGCGCAGCCACGATGGCCAGGTGCATGCGGTGCTGCGCCACGTGCCGCAGCCGCTGGAGGTCAGTCGCCGCTGCGTCTCGCAGGTCAGGGACGCGATCCGCGCACTCTGA
- a CDS encoding SLC13 family permease, translated as MPSLELWITLAVMAAAIWLFITEKLRVDVVALLVMTALLVAGVLTLPEALSGFSNQATVMVAAMFVLSGALQRNGALVAVGELISRIRYRWVFLLVMMGLTVSVAAFINNTATVAVFLPLIIAATTANRWAPSKFLIPLSYMAQTAGVCTLIGTSTNLLVDSMARESAGVGFTIFEFAPLGIIFVAIAAVYLLTVGWWLLPDRGTPDSDESHHIGRYVAELVVPEEATVVGKRANLAVPEGFDSVDLVEVLRRGTPVADPQAAIEAGDRLLLRGEWKHIQAARKAMKLAFDRNTRDIDDGARDGRMLMEAMVSPGSHLVGHTLAGMRFGHTYRARVHGIHRRRLTIRQPLDRVQLAVGDVLLIDAPANAVEALRVDRGLIVLDEREQPKVDVPRAVASAAIMAVAIGIAALGWLPIVASALLGCLALVVFRLLDPDEAYAAIDWRVILLLAGIIPLGIALQKTGGAAMAADAILGVLGPYGPLATLAAIYLMTSILTEFMSNNASAVLVVPIALATAASMGIDPKPLLIAVAFAASTSFATPISYQTNTMVYTAGGYRFGDFVRVGMPLNVIFWVAAILLIPRFFPFHP; from the coding sequence ATGCCCAGCCTGGAACTCTGGATCACCCTCGCCGTGATGGCCGCCGCCATCTGGCTGTTCATCACCGAGAAACTGCGCGTCGACGTGGTCGCGCTGCTGGTGATGACCGCGTTGCTGGTGGCCGGCGTGCTCACCCTGCCCGAGGCGTTGTCGGGCTTCAGCAACCAGGCCACGGTGATGGTGGCGGCGATGTTCGTGCTGAGCGGCGCGCTGCAGCGCAATGGCGCGCTGGTGGCGGTGGGCGAGCTGATCTCGCGCATCCGCTACCGCTGGGTGTTCCTGCTGGTGATGATGGGGCTCACGGTCTCGGTCGCGGCGTTCATCAACAACACCGCGACGGTTGCGGTGTTCCTGCCGCTGATCATCGCCGCCACCACCGCCAACCGCTGGGCGCCTTCCAAGTTCCTGATCCCGCTGTCGTACATGGCGCAGACCGCCGGCGTGTGCACGCTGATCGGCACCTCGACCAATCTGCTGGTCGATTCGATGGCCCGGGAGAGTGCGGGCGTGGGCTTCACCATCTTCGAATTCGCGCCGCTGGGGATCATCTTCGTGGCGATCGCCGCGGTGTACCTGCTGACGGTGGGCTGGTGGCTGCTGCCCGACCGCGGCACCCCCGACAGCGATGAAAGCCACCACATCGGACGCTACGTGGCCGAACTGGTGGTACCCGAGGAGGCGACGGTGGTGGGCAAGCGCGCCAACCTCGCCGTGCCCGAGGGGTTCGACAGCGTCGACCTGGTGGAGGTGCTGCGCCGCGGAACGCCGGTGGCCGACCCGCAGGCCGCCATCGAAGCGGGCGACCGGCTGCTGCTGCGCGGCGAGTGGAAGCACATCCAGGCCGCGCGCAAGGCGATGAAACTGGCCTTCGACCGCAATACCCGCGACATCGACGACGGCGCCCGCGATGGCCGCATGCTGATGGAGGCGATGGTCTCGCCCGGGTCCCATCTCGTCGGCCACACCCTCGCCGGCATGCGCTTCGGCCATACCTATCGCGCCCGCGTGCACGGCATCCACCGGCGCCGGCTGACGATCCGCCAGCCACTCGACCGGGTGCAGCTCGCGGTCGGCGACGTGCTGCTGATCGACGCGCCTGCCAATGCGGTGGAGGCACTGCGCGTGGACCGCGGCCTGATCGTGCTCGACGAGCGCGAGCAGCCCAAGGTGGACGTCCCGCGCGCGGTGGCATCGGCGGCGATCATGGCGGTGGCGATCGGCATCGCCGCGCTGGGCTGGTTGCCGATCGTGGCCTCGGCGCTGCTGGGTTGCCTGGCGCTGGTGGTGTTCCGCCTGCTCGACCCCGACGAGGCGTATGCGGCGATCGACTGGCGGGTGATCCTGCTGCTGGCCGGCATCATTCCGCTGGGCATCGCGCTGCAGAAGACCGGCGGTGCGGCGATGGCCGCCGATGCGATCCTCGGCGTGCTCGGCCCCTACGGGCCGTTGGCGACGCTGGCGGCCATCTACCTGATGACCTCGATCCTCACCGAGTTCATGAGCAACAACGCCTCGGCGGTGCTGGTGGTGCCGATCGCGCTGGCCACCGCCGCATCGATGGGCATCGATCCCAAGCCGCTGCTGATCGCGGTGGCGTTCGCCGCATCCACCAGCTTCGCCACGCCGATCAGCTACCAGACCAACACCATGGTCTACACCGCCGGTGGCTACCGCTTCGGGGATTTCGTGCGCGTGGGCATGCCGCTCAACGTGATCTTCTGGGTCGCCGCGATCCTGCTGATCCCGCGCTTCTTCCCGTTCCACCCCTGA
- a CDS encoding histidine kinase, with product MTDPVRDPWLPDLCRLRRLGALLGLAQLVVVVVALVPDGSRSWSLPQFLTISGYALWLALAVGVLLCVSRRTLSRLPPRTGALAAVLLAAGVAWLAAAVVHGLYASVGATGEWPGFWRFTIGSAAVTSLIAALALRYFYVIDGWQAQVQANARAEADALQARIRPHFLFNSMNMIATLLRRDPLVAERAVLDLSDLFRAALVAGEGQATLAEEVELSERYLAIEQLRLGERLQVAWTRTEPLPWTLPMPRLVLQPLLENAVLHGISRLPAGGTVAIVLRVDGDRLHISVRNPSLPPQQQLTRGAGHAQRSIGHRLAWAFGKRARMTSGWAEGYYVCTLDLPLGSEGARS from the coding sequence ATGACCGACCCCGTACGCGATCCCTGGCTGCCGGACCTGTGCCGCCTGCGCCGGCTGGGCGCACTGCTGGGCCTGGCCCAGCTGGTGGTCGTGGTGGTGGCGCTGGTGCCCGATGGCAGCCGCAGCTGGAGCCTGCCGCAGTTCCTCACCATCAGCGGCTACGCGCTGTGGCTGGCGCTGGCGGTGGGCGTGCTGCTGTGCGTGTCGCGGCGCACGCTGTCGCGGCTGCCGCCGCGCACCGGGGCACTGGCTGCGGTGCTACTGGCGGCGGGCGTTGCGTGGCTGGCGGCAGCGGTCGTGCACGGTCTGTATGCCAGCGTGGGGGCGACAGGCGAGTGGCCGGGGTTCTGGCGCTTCACCATCGGCTCGGCGGCGGTCACCTCGCTGATCGCTGCGCTGGCGCTGCGCTACTTCTACGTCATCGATGGCTGGCAGGCGCAGGTGCAGGCCAATGCGCGTGCCGAGGCCGATGCGCTGCAGGCACGCATCCGCCCGCATTTCCTGTTCAACAGCATGAACATGATCGCGACCCTGCTGCGGCGCGATCCGCTGGTCGCCGAGCGTGCCGTGCTCGACCTCTCCGACCTGTTCCGCGCCGCGCTGGTGGCGGGCGAGGGGCAGGCGACCCTGGCCGAGGAAGTCGAACTCTCGGAGCGTTACCTGGCCATCGAGCAGCTGCGCCTGGGCGAGCGCCTGCAGGTGGCCTGGACACGCACCGAGCCGCTGCCCTGGACCCTGCCGATGCCGCGGCTGGTACTGCAGCCGCTGCTGGAAAACGCCGTGCTGCACGGAATCTCGCGGCTGCCCGCGGGCGGCACCGTCGCCATCGTGCTGCGCGTGGATGGCGACCGCCTGCACATCAGCGTGCGCAATCCGTCGCTGCCGCCGCAGCAGCAGCTCACCCGCGGCGCCGGCCACGCCCAGCGCAGCATCGGCCACCGGCTGGCCTGGGCCTTCGGCAAACGCGCGCGGATGACCTCCGGCTGGGCGGAGGGCTACTATGTCTGCACGCTGGATCTGCCGCTGGGGAGCGAAGGAGCGCGGTCGTGA
- the hemC gene encoding hydroxymethylbilane synthase, producing the protein MNNTLRIATRKSPLALWQSEHVAACLRVLHPQLEVVLVPLSTRGDEILDRSLAAIGGKGLFLKELELAMQRGDADCAVHSLKDVPMELEPGFALPAVLARADHADAFISNRYDGIADLPQGACVGTSSLRRQAQLRARRPDLVLRDLRGNVNTRLGRLDAGEYDAIVLACAGLQRLGLEARIRSRLDAPDWLPAPAQGAIAVESLAGDARIHALLAPLEDVPTRICIEAERAMNRALHGSCHVPVAGLAVLDGDRVCLSGMVGDAADGRCVRAEAEGDVADPQAVGVAVARALLDGGAGEFLPAAT; encoded by the coding sequence ATGAACAACACCCTGCGTATCGCCACCCGCAAGAGCCCGCTCGCGCTGTGGCAGAGCGAACACGTCGCCGCATGCCTGCGCGTGCTGCATCCGCAGCTCGAAGTGGTGCTGGTGCCGCTGTCCACCCGCGGCGACGAGATACTCGACCGCTCGCTGGCGGCGATCGGCGGCAAGGGCCTGTTTCTCAAGGAACTGGAACTCGCGATGCAGCGCGGCGACGCCGATTGCGCGGTGCATTCGCTGAAAGACGTGCCGATGGAGCTCGAACCCGGTTTCGCGCTGCCGGCGGTGCTGGCGCGCGCCGACCATGCCGATGCCTTCATCAGCAACCGGTACGACGGCATCGCCGACCTGCCACAGGGGGCCTGCGTGGGCACGTCGTCGCTGCGCCGCCAGGCGCAACTGCGTGCGCGGCGCCCCGACCTCGTGCTGCGCGACCTTCGCGGCAACGTCAACACGCGGCTGGGCCGGCTGGATGCCGGTGAATACGACGCCATCGTGCTGGCCTGTGCCGGCCTGCAGCGGTTGGGGCTGGAAGCGCGCATCCGCTCGCGGCTGGATGCGCCGGACTGGCTGCCGGCGCCGGCGCAGGGTGCGATCGCGGTGGAGAGCCTTGCCGGCGATGCGCGCATCCACGCGCTGCTGGCGCCGCTGGAGGATGTACCGACACGGATCTGCATCGAGGCCGAGCGGGCGATGAACCGGGCGCTGCACGGCAGCTGCCATGTGCCGGTGGCGGGGCTTGCGGTGCTCGACGGTGACCGCGTGTGCCTGAGCGGCATGGTGGGCGACGCCGCCGATGGCCGCTGCGTGCGCGCCGAAGCCGAAGGCGACGTGGCCGATCCGCAGGCGGTGGGGGTCGCGGTCGCGCGCGCGCTGCTCGACGGCGGCGCGGGGGAGTTCCTGCCGGCGGCTACCTGA
- a CDS encoding DUF481 domain-containing protein, with translation MSYLLSMLLAVATPAPAPDHGVDAVTEDRGWTGTGELGMAMARGNTHSESLNTRFVFQRETEHRKHQLRASGLRTRSEVTAVYEEDREPETRAQITANRFDVGASTSIKFDPRRYLVGTVRYEKDDFSSYDYQGTASLGYGHHFIRNDTTMLLTEIGPGYRRADTRSRGVENGPLLRGLFDFSTRLTDTTTLVNTLLVEAGDDNTYAQNDFGVSVAMNASLALKAGFQARHNTEASDADISRTDRLTTVNLVYTFR, from the coding sequence ATGTCGTACCTGCTGTCCATGCTGCTTGCCGTCGCCACGCCCGCGCCCGCGCCCGATCACGGCGTCGACGCGGTCACCGAAGACCGCGGCTGGACCGGCACCGGCGAACTCGGCATGGCGATGGCGCGCGGCAACACCCATTCCGAGAGCCTCAACACGCGCTTCGTGTTCCAGCGCGAGACCGAGCATCGCAAGCACCAGCTGCGCGCCTCCGGCCTGCGCACCCGCAGCGAGGTGACCGCGGTCTACGAGGAGGATCGCGAACCGGAGACGCGCGCGCAGATCACCGCCAACCGCTTCGATGTCGGCGCCTCCACCTCGATCAAGTTCGACCCGCGTCGCTACCTCGTCGGCACGGTGCGCTACGAAAAGGACGACTTCTCGTCCTACGACTACCAGGGCACGGCTTCGCTGGGCTACGGCCACCATTTCATCCGCAACGACACCACCATGCTGCTGACCGAGATCGGCCCGGGCTACCGGCGTGCGGACACCCGCTCGCGCGGGGTGGAGAACGGACCGCTGCTGCGCGGGCTGTTCGACTTCAGCACCCGCCTGACCGATACCACCACGCTGGTCAACACGCTGCTGGTCGAAGCGGGCGACGACAACACCTACGCGCAGAACGACTTCGGCGTGTCGGTGGCGATGAACGCCTCGCTGGCGCTCAAGGCCGGCTTCCAGGCACGCCACAACACCGAGGCCAGCGACGCCGACATCAGCCGCACCGACCGCCTGACCACGGTCAACCTGGTCTACACCTTCAGGTAG
- a CDS encoding FAD/NAD(P)-binding protein: protein MSSSSVRQVDVAILGGGASGALVAAHLLDRVDAAPSVALVEPRTALARGAAYSTGRDEHLLNVRAAGMSALNADPGHFVAWLQRQPAHAGVEPAALAPRFMPRREYGAYLAALLEATPAADRLQRVAAMADGITPAAAGYRISLADGGRLDARSVVLAIGNLAAPLPLAGADALDPEQVVEAWDYGAVAAIDGDADVCIVGAGLSMVDAVVTLHANGHRGRIVALSRNGLLPLAHTVAAPAAGDWAALLPLGVRARLRSLRAWAAHEAEAGRPWQGVLDALRPHVQALWTAWPEVEQRRFLRHAVRQWDIHRHRIAPEVAAVLGMLAADGRFVLHAGRARALEPGARPRIRYRRRGDGAEAVIDADVVVNATGMEKRVTRARSPLLQDLLAQGLVRPGPHGIGLDTAADGALHDRDGRPLPGLWTLGALRAGSLWESIAMPELRGQALQVAEAVRARLATPVPESQAQLAQAP from the coding sequence TTGTCCAGTTCTTCCGTACGCCAGGTCGACGTCGCCATCCTCGGCGGTGGTGCCAGTGGTGCGCTGGTGGCCGCGCACCTGCTCGACCGCGTGGACGCAGCACCGTCGGTGGCGCTGGTGGAACCGCGCACGGCGCTGGCACGCGGCGCGGCGTACTCCACCGGCCGCGACGAACACCTGCTCAACGTGCGCGCGGCGGGGATGAGCGCGCTCAACGCCGACCCGGGCCATTTCGTCGCCTGGCTGCAGCGCCAGCCGGCGCACGCCGGCGTGGAACCGGCGGCGCTGGCACCGCGCTTCATGCCGCGCCGCGAGTACGGCGCCTACCTCGCCGCCTTGCTGGAGGCCACGCCGGCGGCGGATCGCCTGCAGCGCGTGGCCGCGATGGCCGACGGGATCACCCCGGCCGCTGCCGGCTACCGCATCAGCCTGGCCGACGGAGGGCGCCTCGATGCGCGATCGGTGGTGCTGGCGATCGGCAACCTCGCCGCGCCGCTGCCGCTGGCCGGTGCCGACGCGCTGGACCCGGAGCAGGTGGTCGAGGCCTGGGATTACGGGGCGGTCGCGGCGATCGATGGCGATGCCGACGTCTGCATCGTCGGTGCCGGCCTGAGCATGGTCGATGCCGTGGTCACCCTGCATGCCAACGGCCACCGCGGTCGGATCGTGGCGCTGTCGCGCAATGGCCTGCTGCCCCTGGCGCACACGGTGGCGGCGCCGGCGGCCGGCGACTGGGCGGCACTGCTGCCGCTCGGCGTACGTGCGCGGTTGCGTTCCCTGCGCGCCTGGGCGGCGCACGAAGCGGAAGCGGGCCGCCCGTGGCAGGGCGTGCTGGATGCGCTGCGTCCGCACGTGCAGGCGTTGTGGACCGCGTGGCCGGAGGTTGAGCAGCGGCGCTTTCTGCGCCACGCGGTGCGGCAGTGGGACATCCACCGCCATCGCATTGCCCCCGAGGTCGCGGCGGTGCTCGGGATGCTGGCCGCCGATGGCCGCTTCGTGCTGCATGCCGGCCGCGCCCGCGCGCTGGAGCCCGGCGCGCGTCCGCGGATCCGCTATCGGCGCCGGGGAGACGGTGCCGAAGCGGTGATCGATGCCGATGTGGTGGTCAACGCCACCGGCATGGAGAAGCGCGTCACCCGCGCGCGCAGCCCGCTGCTGCAGGACCTGCTGGCGCAGGGGCTGGTGCGGCCGGGGCCGCACGGGATCGGGCTCGACACCGCCGCCGATGGCGCGCTGCACGATCGCGATGGCCGCCCGCTGCCGGGCCTGTGGACGCTGGGCGCGCTGCGTGCCGGTAGCCTGTGGGAAAGCATCGCCATGCCGGAGCTGCGCGGCCAGGCCTTGCAGGTCGCCGAGGCGGTGCGCGCGCGGCTGGCAACTCCCGTGCCTGAGTCACAGGCACAGCTTGCGCAGGCGCCGTAA
- a CDS encoding prolyl oligopeptidase family serine peptidase, with the protein MPNLSRLCLAAGLAFGLAAGAHAQEGADVADPHQWLEEVEGDRALAWVREQNAKAEAELAATPEFKRLEADLLAIYDSDDRIPGVYKQGEYYYNFWRDRNHERGIWRRTTLDEYRKPQPQWEVLLDLDALNRAEGENWVWHGADCLRPDYSRCLIALSRGGADADVTREFDLSTKQWVDGGFFRPEAKGGLNWIDRDTVYVYTDFGDGSMTTSGYPRIVKQWTRGTPIEQATVVYEGRPDDMYIAAMRDHTPGFERDFVSRTLAFYNDELYLRNADGTLTKIDAPNSTNKRVHREWLTLELREPLEAGARTYPAGSLLAAKFDDYMAGGRAFEVLFEPTDTTSLAGATFTRNHVVLNVLDDVKNRLSVLTAGPDGWTRSEFEGAPEFGTVAVSAVDSDESDALWMTVTDYLTPSTLALVEPGRAPDTLKTMPAFFDASTHEIEQHFATSKDGTRVPYFLVRPKDMALDGSNPTLLYGYGGFEISLTPGYSGGVGKGWLEKGGVYAVANIRGGGEYGPRWHQAALKANRHKAYEDFAAVAQDMIDRRITSPAHLGIRGGSNGGLLTGNMLTQYPELFGAVVIQVPLLDMQRYHQLLAGASWMAEYGNPDKPEEWEFIRTFSPYHLFDAAKDYPPTLILTSTRDDRVHPGHARKMHALMSAAGKDVRYYENIEGGHGGAANNRQAAHMDALYYTFLWQHLK; encoded by the coding sequence ATGCCGAATCTCTCCCGACTCTGCCTGGCTGCCGGCCTGGCATTTGGACTCGCCGCGGGCGCGCACGCACAGGAGGGCGCCGACGTGGCCGATCCGCATCAATGGCTGGAAGAGGTCGAGGGCGACCGCGCCCTGGCCTGGGTGCGCGAGCAGAACGCAAAGGCCGAGGCCGAGCTGGCCGCGACGCCCGAGTTCAAGCGCCTGGAAGCCGACCTCCTGGCGATCTACGACTCCGACGACCGCATCCCCGGCGTCTACAAGCAGGGTGAGTACTACTACAACTTCTGGCGCGACCGGAACCACGAGCGCGGCATCTGGCGTCGCACCACGCTCGATGAGTACCGCAAGCCGCAGCCGCAGTGGGAGGTGCTGCTCGACCTCGACGCCCTCAACAGGGCGGAAGGCGAGAACTGGGTCTGGCATGGCGCCGACTGCCTGCGACCGGACTACAGCCGCTGCCTGATCGCGCTGTCGCGCGGAGGCGCCGATGCCGACGTCACCCGCGAGTTCGATCTGTCGACGAAACAGTGGGTGGACGGCGGCTTCTTCCGGCCGGAGGCCAAGGGCGGGCTGAACTGGATCGACCGCGACACCGTCTACGTCTACACCGATTTCGGCGACGGCTCGATGACCACGTCGGGCTATCCGCGCATCGTCAAGCAGTGGACGCGCGGCACCCCGATCGAGCAGGCCACCGTGGTGTACGAGGGTCGTCCCGACGACATGTACATCGCCGCCATGCGCGACCACACGCCGGGCTTCGAGCGTGATTTCGTCAGCCGCACGCTGGCCTTCTACAACGACGAGCTGTACCTGCGGAACGCGGACGGCACGCTGACGAAGATCGATGCGCCGAACTCCACCAACAAGCGCGTGCACCGCGAGTGGCTGACGCTGGAACTGCGCGAGCCGCTCGAGGCCGGTGCCCGCACCTATCCGGCGGGTTCGCTGCTGGCGGCGAAGTTCGACGACTACATGGCCGGCGGGCGCGCGTTCGAGGTGCTGTTCGAGCCGACCGACACCACCTCGCTGGCGGGTGCCACCTTCACCCGCAACCACGTCGTCCTCAACGTGCTCGACGACGTCAAGAACCGGCTGAGCGTGCTGACCGCCGGCCCCGACGGCTGGACCCGCAGCGAGTTCGAGGGTGCGCCGGAGTTCGGCACCGTGGCGGTCTCGGCGGTCGACAGCGACGAGTCCGACGCGTTGTGGATGACCGTCACCGACTACCTCACCCCGAGCACGCTGGCCCTGGTGGAGCCGGGCAGGGCGCCGGACACGCTCAAGACCATGCCGGCGTTCTTCGATGCCTCCACGCATGAGATCGAGCAGCACTTCGCCACCTCGAAGGACGGCACCCGCGTGCCCTACTTCCTGGTGCGGCCGAAGGACATGGCGCTCGATGGCAGCAACCCGACGCTGCTGTACGGCTACGGCGGTTTCGAGATCTCGCTGACGCCCGGCTATTCCGGCGGCGTCGGCAAGGGCTGGCTTGAGAAGGGCGGCGTGTACGCGGTCGCCAACATCCGCGGCGGTGGCGAGTACGGCCCGCGCTGGCACCAGGCGGCGCTGAAGGCCAACCGCCACAAGGCCTACGAGGACTTCGCCGCGGTCGCGCAGGACATGATCGACCGCAGGATCACCTCGCCGGCGCATCTGGGCATCCGCGGCGGCAGCAACGGCGGTCTGCTGACCGGCAACATGCTCACGCAGTATCCGGAGCTGTTCGGAGCGGTGGTGATCCAGGTGCCGCTGCTGGACATGCAGCGCTATCACCAGCTGCTGGCGGGTGCGTCGTGGATGGCCGAATACGGCAACCCGGACAAGCCGGAGGAGTGGGAATTCATCCGCACCTTCTCGCCGTACCACCTGTTCGACGCCGCGAAGGACTACCCGCCGACGCTGATCCTGACCTCGACCCGCGACGACCGCGTCCACCCGGGCCATGCGCGCAAGATGCATGCGCTGATGTCGGCGGCCGGCAAGGACGTGCGCTACTACGAGAACATCGAAGGCGGACACGGCGGCGCGGCCAACAACCGCCAGGCCGCGCATATGGACGCGCTGTACTACACCTTCCTCTGGCAGCACCTGAAGTAG
- a CDS encoding DUF481 domain-containing protein, protein MFPGWWLAVVGLPVFTQPLPEAPLQPAPIALVGGQVSLRSPCLQLVCPDAEWQGTRPRALPPPPAPGARVSVRRQQAATQRLRNRRLIALYAPAAARDRVIAYARNWRVDTTYRLDAVREQDTSLRVELGTGYRIEPYTDYGTAVPGLVARGGFSLQQRFGNRALWNQRVLFETGRENTYVRQSVGLDLRLADDWMLHSSLEMWHDTAANGGEGRTEKTGSVRLRYAF, encoded by the coding sequence ATGTTCCCCGGCTGGTGGCTCGCCGTGGTCGGGCTACCCGTATTCACCCAGCCGCTTCCCGAAGCGCCGCTGCAGCCGGCGCCGATCGCGCTGGTCGGTGGGCAGGTGTCGCTGCGTTCGCCGTGCCTGCAGCTGGTCTGTCCGGATGCGGAATGGCAGGGCACGCGTCCGCGTGCACTGCCGCCTCCACCCGCGCCCGGGGCACGGGTCAGCGTGCGCCGCCAGCAGGCGGCCACCCAGCGGCTGCGAAACCGCCGCCTGATCGCCCTCTACGCGCCCGCCGCGGCACGCGACCGGGTGATCGCCTATGCACGCAACTGGCGCGTGGACACCACCTACCGCCTGGACGCGGTGCGCGAACAGGACACCAGCCTGCGCGTGGAACTGGGCACCGGCTACCGCATCGAGCCCTACACCGACTACGGCACCGCGGTACCCGGACTGGTCGCGCGCGGTGGCTTCAGCCTGCAGCAGCGCTTCGGCAACCGGGCATTGTGGAACCAGCGGGTGCTGTTCGAGACCGGCCGCGAGAACACCTATGTCCGGCAGAGCGTCGGCCTCGACCTGCGCCTGGCCGACGACTGGATGCTGCACTCCAGCCTGGAGATGTGGCACGACACCGCCGCCAACGGCGGCGAAGGACGCACCGAGAAGACCGGCTCGGTGCGCCTGCGCTACGCGTTCTGA
- a CDS encoding YafY family protein produces the protein MDRYERILALHRTLRNSRYPVTVARLQDELGCSRATVYRDLAFLRDALMAPIIGDGEAGFRYDAAEADRFELPGLWLSSDELHALLAAQQLLSRSGGGMLSNALAPLQQRIEKLLDEHSSGRQWPVDRVRVIPHRSRRMDEQAFRFVCSAVLERKQLSFEYRARSTDEKTRRTVSPQRITHYRGNWYLDAWDHGREALRSFSVDRVSGARVLDGAASDIDEAELDRHLAGSYGIFSGEPKGWATIRFNARAARWVADEHWHSQQQGRALPDGGYELRVPYSSPRELLMDVLHYGADAEIVEPASLREQARSLLALALSNYEN, from the coding sequence ATGGACCGATACGAACGCATCCTCGCCCTGCACCGCACGCTCAGGAACTCGCGCTACCCGGTGACGGTGGCGCGGCTGCAGGACGAACTCGGCTGTTCCCGCGCCACCGTCTACCGCGACCTCGCCTTCCTGCGCGACGCGCTGATGGCGCCGATCATCGGCGATGGCGAGGCCGGCTTCCGCTACGACGCCGCCGAGGCCGACCGCTTCGAGTTGCCCGGCCTGTGGCTGAGCTCCGACGAGCTGCACGCGCTGCTCGCCGCGCAGCAGCTGCTGTCGCGCAGCGGCGGCGGGATGCTCTCGAACGCGCTGGCACCGCTGCAGCAGCGCATCGAGAAGCTGCTCGACGAGCACTCCTCGGGCCGTCAGTGGCCGGTCGACCGGGTGAGGGTGATCCCGCACCGCTCGCGGCGCATGGACGAGCAGGCGTTCCGCTTCGTGTGTTCGGCGGTGCTCGAGCGCAAGCAGCTGAGCTTCGAATACCGCGCGCGTTCGACCGACGAGAAGACCCGGCGCACGGTGTCGCCGCAGCGCATCACCCATTACCGCGGCAACTGGTACCTGGATGCCTGGGACCATGGCCGCGAGGCGCTGCGCAGCTTCTCGGTGGACCGCGTCAGCGGCGCCCGGGTGCTCGACGGCGCCGCCAGCGACATCGACGAGGCCGAGCTGGACCGCCACCTCGCCGGCAGCTACGGCATCTTCTCCGGCGAACCCAAGGGCTGGGCGACGATCCGCTTCAACGCCCGCGCCGCGCGCTGGGTGGCCGACGAGCACTGGCACTCCCAGCAGCAGGGCCGCGCGCTGCCCGATGGTGGCTACGAACTGCGGGTGCCCTACAGCTCCCCGCGCGAACTGCTGATGGACGTGCTGCATTACGGCGCCGACGCCGAGATCGTCGAGCCCGCTTCGCTGCGTGAGCAGGCGCGCTCGCTGCTGGCCCTGGCGCTGTCGAACTACGAGAACTGA